One region of Dehalococcoidia bacterium genomic DNA includes:
- a CDS encoding M1 family aminopeptidase, translated as MPDTLTDHLERELTGYATCSRALGARAASKPFPLAGDKPQYARDLVVDVRHITLEIAIDPKAKHIAGTATHYLRAINDGVRSIAFDAAEMQITRVTAGGKPVKFDYSDPVLRIDLPRALKAGAETEIAIAYSAYPRRGLYFTEPDKDYPKKPLQAWTQGQDEDSRHWYPCIDYPNHQQTSEVIVTVPGSMISIGNGALKSLKQNKRAGTKTYHWQQDTPHVTYLLSQIVGEFAEIHHRADGTPLEYFGPTGRGVDLERTLANTPAMIRFFNEATGVKYPYARYAQTFVADFIFGGMENVSATTLTDTSLLDKRASLDADADGLLAHELAHQWFGDLLTCRDWSHGWLNEGFATYFEALFTERHKGIDEFRYELYQNAQIYMGEDSGRYRRPIVHNVYREPIDLFDRHLYEKGSLVLHMIRTALGDDLWWKSIRAYVAKHRSTNVTTPDLQRAIWSTTGRNIDWLFDEFVYRGGHPAFRLTFDWDEDAKQAKLNVQQTQDEKDSSVFRVPVEIAFTVDGKKQSFRVDINEKVHNFYFSLPAKPQLVRFDPGNNILKTVEFKRPKEMLLFQLKQDEDAVGRIDAAKELSKLGSKEAADALKDAVLKDAFWGVQAEAARALGAMKSAIALDALLATTKVRHPKARRGVYAALGQFRDDRAADALIALLRKGDASYYVEGAAAHSLGTTRSAKAFDVLAKVAMRKESQNDVIRASALLGFADLKDERALPIALDWTRRGRSNPVRGVATSVLGKLGQLSDRAKDQAFDRLIELLPDEWLRVRLNAITALAELKDTKALGELSRTIDRELDGRVIRTAREAMQRIREGADKGEEVRKLREDLDKMMEENRSLKDRIDKIEARNGASPKKRAAASSKRAAASSNGAKPKRPAPKATKRAPKRVAAARSRR; from the coding sequence ATGCCTGACACACTTACGGATCATCTCGAACGAGAGCTGACCGGCTATGCGACCTGCTCTCGCGCGCTCGGCGCGCGCGCAGCGTCGAAGCCGTTCCCGCTTGCGGGCGATAAGCCCCAGTACGCGCGTGACCTCGTTGTCGACGTGCGGCACATCACGCTTGAGATCGCGATCGACCCGAAGGCGAAGCACATCGCCGGTACGGCGACGCATTACCTGCGGGCGATCAACGACGGCGTGCGCAGCATCGCGTTCGACGCCGCGGAGATGCAGATCACGCGCGTGACCGCTGGCGGCAAGCCCGTAAAGTTCGACTACAGCGACCCTGTGCTCCGTATCGACTTGCCGCGCGCGCTCAAGGCCGGCGCCGAGACGGAAATCGCCATCGCCTACTCGGCGTATCCGCGCCGCGGGCTCTACTTCACGGAGCCCGACAAGGACTACCCGAAGAAGCCGCTGCAAGCGTGGACCCAGGGCCAGGACGAAGACTCGCGCCACTGGTATCCCTGCATCGACTACCCGAACCACCAGCAGACCTCCGAAGTCATCGTCACTGTGCCCGGCTCGATGATCAGCATCGGCAACGGCGCGCTGAAGTCGCTGAAGCAGAACAAACGCGCGGGCACGAAGACCTACCACTGGCAGCAGGACACGCCGCACGTCACGTACCTGCTCAGCCAGATCGTGGGCGAGTTCGCGGAGATCCACCATCGCGCGGACGGCACGCCGCTCGAATACTTCGGTCCGACAGGTCGCGGCGTCGACCTGGAGCGCACGCTCGCCAACACGCCGGCCATGATCCGCTTCTTCAACGAAGCGACCGGCGTCAAGTATCCGTATGCCCGTTACGCGCAGACGTTCGTCGCGGACTTCATCTTCGGCGGCATGGAGAACGTCAGCGCGACGACCCTCACCGATACGTCGCTGCTCGACAAGCGCGCATCCCTCGATGCCGACGCCGACGGCCTGCTTGCGCACGAACTGGCGCACCAGTGGTTCGGCGATCTGCTCACCTGTCGCGACTGGTCGCACGGCTGGCTCAACGAAGGCTTTGCGACGTATTTCGAGGCGCTGTTCACCGAGCGCCACAAGGGTATCGACGAGTTCCGGTACGAGCTGTACCAGAACGCGCAGATCTACATGGGCGAGGACTCCGGCCGCTACCGGCGTCCGATCGTCCACAACGTGTACCGCGAGCCGATCGATCTCTTCGACCGTCACCTGTACGAAAAGGGCTCGCTCGTCCTGCACATGATCCGCACCGCCCTCGGCGACGACCTCTGGTGGAAGTCGATCCGCGCCTACGTCGCGAAGCACCGCAGCACGAACGTCACCACGCCCGACCTGCAACGCGCCATCTGGAGCACGACGGGACGCAACATCGACTGGCTCTTCGATGAGTTTGTCTATCGCGGCGGCCATCCGGCATTCCGCTTGACCTTCGACTGGGACGAAGACGCAAAGCAGGCGAAGCTCAACGTGCAGCAGACGCAGGATGAGAAGGACTCATCGGTGTTCCGCGTGCCCGTCGAGATCGCGTTCACCGTCGATGGCAAGAAGCAGTCGTTCCGCGTCGACATCAACGAGAAGGTGCACAACTTCTACTTCTCGCTGCCCGCAAAGCCGCAGCTCGTGCGCTTCGATCCGGGCAACAACATCCTCAAGACCGTCGAGTTCAAACGGCCGAAGGAGATGCTGCTCTTCCAGCTCAAGCAAGACGAAGACGCCGTCGGCCGCATCGACGCGGCGAAGGAGCTTTCGAAGCTCGGCTCGAAGGAAGCCGCCGACGCGCTCAAAGACGCCGTGCTGAAGGATGCGTTCTGGGGCGTGCAGGCCGAGGCGGCGCGCGCGCTCGGCGCCATGAAGAGCGCAATCGCGCTCGATGCGCTGCTGGCAACGACGAAAGTGCGCCACCCAAAGGCGCGCCGCGGTGTCTACGCGGCACTCGGACAGTTCCGCGACGACCGCGCGGCCGATGCGCTCATCGCGCTGCTGCGCAAGGGCGACGCCAGCTACTACGTCGAAGGCGCCGCCGCGCATTCACTCGGCACCACGCGTTCCGCGAAGGCGTTCGACGTCCTCGCGAAGGTCGCGATGCGCAAGGAGTCGCAGAACGACGTCATCCGCGCGTCGGCGCTGCTCGGCTTCGCCGACCTGAAGGACGAACGGGCGCTGCCGATCGCGCTCGACTGGACCAGGCGCGGCCGCTCGAACCCCGTGCGTGGCGTCGCGACGTCTGTGCTCGGCAAGCTCGGGCAACTCAGCGACCGCGCGAAGGATCAGGCCTTCGACCGGCTCATCGAGCTATTGCCTGATGAATGGCTGCGCGTGCGGCTCAATGCGATCACGGCGCTCGCCGAATTGAAGGACACCAAGGCGCTCGGCGAATTGAGCCGCACCATCGACCGCGAGCTCGATGGCCGCGTGATCCGCACCGCCCGCGAAGCGATGCAGCGCATCCGCGAAGGCGCCGACAAGGGCGAAGAAGTCCGCAAGCTGCGCGAGGATCTCGACAAGATGATGGAAGAGAACCGCTCGCTGAAGGACCGTATCGACAAGATCGAAGCGCGCAACGGCGCCTCGCCGAAGAAGCGCGCGGCGGCATCATCGAAGCGCGCCGCCGCATCATCGAACGGCGCCAAGCCAAAGCGCCCCGCCCCGAAAGCGACGAAACGCGCCCCCAAGCGAGTCGCCGCCGCCCGCTCGCGCCGGTAG
- the hemL gene encoding glutamate-1-semialdehyde 2,1-aminomutase — MTPMNHERSRKINEAAQELLPGGVDSPVRAFKAVGGEPVVMAFGKGSRITDVDGNEYVDYVGSWGPLILGHAYPSVVQIVQKAAERGTSFGATTELEVELARLVTQMVPSIEQVRFVNSGTEATMSALRVARAFTGRDKIVKFEGCYHGHSDGLLAKAGSGVATLGLPDSAGVPASFTSETLLAPWNDREAIEQLFERHSGEIAALICEPVPANMGLVPAEYGYLQFLREITERAGALLIFDEVISGFRVSPGGAQTFFGVLPDMTCLGKIIGGGLPVGAYGARREIMAMVAPVGPVYQAGTLSGNPLAMAAGIVTLRVLQNDGVYRALDQVGAKLADGLREAARAAECVVSIAQLGSMLTVFFSDEAPRDYASAKRSDTERYGRFFRAMLDRGVYLPPAQFEAMFVSLAHQQADIEQTIAAAREAFAESR, encoded by the coding sequence ATGACGCCGATGAACCACGAGCGCTCGCGAAAAATCAACGAAGCGGCGCAAGAACTGCTGCCTGGCGGGGTGGACTCGCCTGTACGGGCGTTTAAGGCTGTCGGCGGGGAGCCGGTAGTGATGGCGTTCGGGAAGGGCAGCCGCATCACCGACGTCGACGGGAACGAGTACGTCGACTACGTGGGGTCGTGGGGGCCGCTGATCCTGGGGCACGCGTACCCGTCCGTCGTGCAGATCGTGCAGAAAGCGGCGGAACGCGGGACGAGCTTCGGCGCGACGACGGAGCTCGAGGTGGAGCTGGCGCGGCTCGTCACGCAGATGGTGCCTTCGATCGAGCAGGTGCGGTTCGTCAACTCCGGCACCGAGGCGACGATGTCGGCGCTACGGGTGGCGCGGGCGTTCACGGGCCGCGACAAGATCGTGAAGTTCGAGGGCTGCTACCACGGCCACAGCGACGGGCTGCTCGCGAAGGCGGGGTCGGGCGTCGCGACGCTCGGGCTGCCGGACTCGGCGGGCGTGCCCGCGTCGTTCACGTCGGAGACGCTGCTGGCGCCGTGGAACGACCGCGAGGCCATCGAACAGCTTTTCGAGCGGCATTCAGGCGAGATCGCGGCGCTGATCTGCGAGCCGGTGCCTGCGAACATGGGGCTGGTGCCCGCGGAGTACGGCTACCTGCAGTTCCTGCGCGAGATCACGGAACGCGCCGGCGCGCTGTTGATCTTCGACGAAGTGATCAGCGGCTTTCGCGTGTCGCCGGGCGGCGCGCAGACGTTCTTCGGCGTGCTGCCGGACATGACGTGCCTGGGCAAGATCATCGGCGGCGGGCTGCCGGTCGGTGCGTACGGCGCGCGGCGCGAGATCATGGCGATGGTGGCGCCGGTGGGGCCGGTCTACCAGGCGGGCACGCTGTCCGGGAATCCGCTCGCGATGGCGGCCGGCATCGTGACGCTGCGCGTGTTGCAGAACGACGGCGTGTATCGCGCGCTCGATCAGGTTGGCGCGAAGCTCGCTGACGGGTTGCGCGAAGCGGCGCGCGCGGCGGAGTGCGTCGTCTCGATCGCGCAGTTGGGGTCGATGCTGACGGTGTTCTTTTCGGACGAAGCGCCGCGTGACTATGCGTCGGCGAAGCGCTCGGACACGGAGCGCTACGGGCGGTTCTTCCGCGCGATGCTCGATCGCGGCGTCTATCTGCCGCCGGCGCAGTTCGAGGCGATGTTCGTATCGCTCGCGCATCAGCAGGCGGATATTGAGCAGACGATCGCGGCGGCGCGGGAGGCGTTTGCGGAGAGCCGGTAG
- a CDS encoding 3'-5' exonuclease, with translation MLYVDKNVGDVIADVAREHNVRYVRIDGNAPYPKTPLTRWVEDCARWCSGEWRTGNQRIRDILELWGQLTGVDDEADIAADTKANLTQFLWNHRSADLPALDWLNALWRVALEAHLDKDGVRPDEFEVWERLIGSYSPAGALAGSTVQQFASQSGDPSQLRLITMHSCKGLEFDAVIMVGMDQGLIPRWSARTPAVRREQRRLFYVGFTRAMHEVHMFYSGFTTDRWGNTRFDGPSEFLLELRDSLNL, from the coding sequence GTGCTCTATGTTGACAAGAACGTCGGTGATGTGATTGCAGACGTCGCGCGAGAGCATAATGTCAGGTACGTTCGCATCGATGGAAATGCCCCTTATCCCAAGACGCCCTTGACCCGGTGGGTAGAAGATTGCGCACGCTGGTGTAGCGGTGAATGGAGGACCGGGAACCAACGGATTCGGGACATCCTTGAGCTTTGGGGGCAACTCACAGGAGTAGACGACGAAGCGGATATTGCGGCAGACACTAAGGCCAACCTGACCCAATTTCTCTGGAATCATCGTTCAGCTGATCTACCAGCCCTCGACTGGCTCAACGCCCTTTGGAGAGTCGCGCTTGAGGCACATCTCGATAAGGATGGAGTACGGCCCGACGAATTCGAGGTATGGGAACGTCTCATAGGGAGTTACTCACCTGCCGGAGCGCTAGCGGGTTCAACCGTTCAGCAGTTTGCGTCACAGTCGGGCGATCCGTCGCAACTAAGACTTATTACCATGCACAGTTGCAAGGGGTTGGAGTTCGATGCAGTGATCATGGTTGGGATGGATCAGGGGCTCATCCCGCGTTGGTCAGCGCGGACACCGGCTGTTCGCCGTGAGCAGCGCAGACTGTTCTATGTTGGCTTTACGCGCGCAATGCACGAGGTTCACATGTTCTACTCAGGGTTCACAACCGACCGCTGGGGGAATACTCGCTTTGATGGCCCGTCTGAGTTTCTTCTCGAATTGCGGGACTCGCTGAATCTGTGA